Proteins encoded by one window of Verrucomicrobiota bacterium:
- a CDS encoding DUF4038 domain-containing protein: MSATWCNTAASSKKIPTVATWQRFEQSFKSKVGYTNALQDVAFSLTFTSPSGETTKVDGFWDGDKIWRVRFAPKTPGKWSYRTICSDTTNPNLHNQTGEFLCTAMVGNSRFHQHGPVRVASDHRHLEHTDGTPFFWLADTVWNGPQRAEPGDWNAYVGARTLQKFTVAQWVAAPGVDVKKQTAFTGNQRIELNPGFFQKLDEKLDGLDRAGILSAIVPFRENDPSTTNKLSSLPEAQVVLLLRYQVARWGANNVVWLLTCEGNTLGGNVARWKRIGRAVFGERAHAPVLLFPGETDWVLDEFRGETWVDLFGYQSGQGINDDTLKWAVAGPLVNEWRKKPFRPLINVAPPYENEWPTPPAERTSAESVRRALYWSLLIAPTAGVSYGAYGVQGWTEDTKPKDKSSKRKLPLWNKSLFMPVANQMATLSDFFDAIEYWQLRPAPELVFHQPGDKEPRRFIAAARTESKDVTIVYVPEDRTVELRVEVLPPSPTMVWINPRTGERSFAAAVTGPSSCQFSTPNPGDWLLVIRAVKQQP, encoded by the coding sequence ATGTCGGCGACATGGTGCAACACCGCAGCCAGTTCAAAAAAGATACCGACGGTCGCCACTTGGCAGCGTTTCGAGCAATCCTTCAAGAGCAAGGTCGGCTACACGAACGCGCTGCAAGACGTCGCGTTCAGTTTGACGTTCACGTCGCCTTCGGGCGAGACGACGAAAGTGGACGGCTTTTGGGATGGCGATAAAATCTGGCGTGTCCGCTTTGCGCCCAAGACGCCCGGCAAATGGAGTTACCGAACCATTTGCTCCGATACCACCAACCCCAACCTGCACAATCAAACGGGGGAGTTTCTCTGCACGGCGATGGTTGGGAACTCGCGCTTTCATCAACACGGCCCGGTGCGCGTGGCCAGCGACCATCGCCATCTTGAACACACGGATGGCACACCCTTTTTCTGGCTGGCGGACACGGTCTGGAACGGTCCACAGCGCGCTGAGCCGGGAGATTGGAACGCGTACGTTGGCGCACGCACGCTTCAGAAATTCACCGTCGCACAATGGGTCGCGGCCCCCGGTGTGGACGTAAAGAAACAAACGGCCTTCACGGGAAACCAGCGCATCGAATTGAATCCCGGCTTTTTCCAGAAGCTCGATGAGAAATTGGACGGGCTGGACAGGGCTGGAATCCTGAGCGCCATCGTTCCGTTTCGCGAGAATGACCCGTCAACAACCAACAAGTTGTCATCGCTGCCCGAAGCTCAGGTCGTCCTGCTCCTGCGGTATCAAGTGGCTCGATGGGGCGCCAACAACGTGGTCTGGTTGCTCACGTGCGAAGGCAACACACTCGGTGGCAACGTCGCCCGCTGGAAGCGCATCGGTCGCGCGGTTTTCGGCGAACGGGCACATGCGCCGGTTCTGCTTTTCCCCGGCGAAACGGATTGGGTGCTGGACGAGTTTCGCGGCGAAACCTGGGTTGACCTTTTTGGTTATCAAAGCGGACAGGGGATCAACGACGACACCCTCAAATGGGCGGTGGCCGGTCCGTTGGTGAACGAATGGAGAAAGAAACCATTTCGTCCGCTCATCAATGTCGCGCCGCCGTACGAAAACGAATGGCCGACACCACCCGCGGAAAGGACCAGCGCGGAATCCGTGCGTCGCGCCCTTTATTGGAGCTTGCTGATTGCGCCGACTGCCGGTGTCAGCTATGGCGCCTACGGTGTTCAGGGCTGGACCGAGGACACCAAGCCAAAAGACAAAAGTTCAAAAAGGAAACTCCCGCTTTGGAATAAGTCCCTGTTCATGCCCGTGGCCAATCAAATGGCAACCTTGTCGGATTTTTTCGACGCCATCGAGTACTGGCAACTCCGGCCCGCTCCAGAATTGGTGTTCCATCAACCCGGTGACAAGGAACCGCGCCGCTTCATCGCCGCCGCGCGTACCGAATCAAAGGACGTGACGATTGTTTACGTTCCCGAGGATCGGACGGTTGAACTGCGAGTCGAGGTCTTGCCGCCTTCACCCACCATGGTCTGGATCAATCCTCGAACTGGCGAACGCAGTTTCGCTGCCGCCGTCACCGGGCCAAGCAGTTGTCAATTCTCGACCCCCAATCCTGGCGACTGGTTGCTGGTGATAAGAGCGGTGAAGCAGCAGCCATGA